From Salvia splendens isolate huo1 chromosome 16, SspV2, whole genome shotgun sequence, a single genomic window includes:
- the LOC121770511 gene encoding uncharacterized protein LOC121770511, whose product MAQSTFIPGRHIMDNIYLAQELMRRYADNKNAPKCTVKIDLRKAYDSVDWDFLKSILHGLNFHPKFVFWVIQCVTTPRFSIAINGSPHGVTTCPWRSWQTLGGILGLPSRDLEEIRSIFGFPMGALSVKYLGVPLTLSKLNIMHYTPLIEKIASLTKKWTCKNLSYAGKTELVRSVLQGVECYWLQVFPLPANVRDRVISICREFLWGTKHPPVSWKELFLPKDEGGLGFRDLGAWNKALLARNLWNIHV is encoded by the exons ATGGCACAGTCGACATTCATCCCGGGGAGACATATCATGGACAACATCTACCTCGCTCAAGAGCTTATGCGCAGGTATGCGGACAATAAGAATGCTCCCAAGTGTACGGTCAAGATTGATCTCCGAAAGGCGTATGACAGTGTCGATTGGGACTTCCTCAAATCCATCCTACACGGGCTGAACTTCCACCCAAAGTTTGTCTTTTGGGTGATTCAGTGTGTCACTACACCTAGGTTCTCAATCGCGATCAACGGGAGCCCGCATG GGGTGACTACATGTCCATGGAGATCTTGGCAAACGCTAGGAGGAATTCTTGGGCTGCCTAGCCGGGACTTGGAGGAGATCAGGAGCATATTCGGGTTCCCAATGGGGGCCCTATCGGTGAAGTACTTAGGAGTGCCACTCACGTTGAGCAAGCTCAACATTATGCACTACACGCCGCTGATTGAGAAGATTGCATCCCTCACCAAAAAATGGACATGTAAGAATCTTTCGTATGCCGGTAAAACTGAACTTGTGCGCTCAGTCTTGCAGGGCGTTGAGTGCTATTGGCTACAAGTCTTTCCCTTGCCAGCAAACGTAAGGGATCGGGTCATCTCCATCTGCCGTGAGTTCCTTTGGGGTACAAAACACCCCCCTGTGTCATGGAAGGAACTCTTCCTACCGAAGGATGAAGGAGGACTCGGCTTTCGCGACCTCGGGGCGTGGAATAAGGCACTCTTGGCTCGGAACTTGTGGAACATTCACGTGTAA